A region of Streptomyces deccanensis DNA encodes the following proteins:
- a CDS encoding alpha-amylase family glycosyl hydrolase, with amino-acid sequence MSQQHSAADPATTSALATTPRSDWWRDAVIYQVYPRSFADSNGDGMGDLEGVRSRLPYLRDLGIDAVWLSPFYASPQADAGYDVADYRAVDPMFGSLLDADALIRDAHELGLRIIVDLVPNHSSDQHEWFKRAVAEGPGSPLRDRYHFRTGKGAHGELPPNDWESIFGGPAWTRVTEPDGTPGEWYLHLFAPEQPDFNWEHPAVGDEFRSILRFWLDIGVDGFRIDVAHGLVKADGLPDLGAHDQLKLLGNDVMPFFDQDGVHAIYREWRLVLDEYAGERIFVAEAWTPTVERTANYVRPDELHQAFNFQYLSTSWDAAELKDVIDRTLDAMRPVNAPATWVLSNHDVTRHATRFANEPGLGTQIRLAGDRALGLRRARAASLLMLALPGSAYVYQGEELGLPDVVDLPDEVRQDPAYFRGAGQDGFRDGCRVPIPWTRAGSSYGFGAGGSWLPQPAEWADLSVEAQTGVADSTLELYRTALSVRRDQRDLGAGDSVEWLKAPAGVLAFRRGDFVCVANTTSEAVRIPAYGRVLIASGELTVTDDEAKLPGDTTVWWTTG; translated from the coding sequence ATGAGCCAGCAGCACTCCGCAGCCGACCCGGCCACGACCTCTGCCCTCGCCACCACCCCGCGCAGCGACTGGTGGCGCGACGCGGTGATCTATCAGGTCTATCCGCGCAGCTTCGCCGACAGCAACGGTGACGGCATGGGCGACCTGGAGGGTGTACGTTCCCGACTTCCGTACCTGCGCGACCTCGGCATCGACGCCGTGTGGCTCAGCCCCTTCTACGCCTCCCCGCAGGCCGACGCCGGGTACGACGTCGCCGACTACCGCGCGGTGGACCCGATGTTCGGGTCGCTCCTGGACGCCGACGCCCTGATCCGGGACGCCCACGAGCTGGGCCTGCGCATCATCGTCGACCTGGTCCCGAACCACTCCTCCGACCAGCACGAGTGGTTCAAGCGGGCGGTGGCGGAGGGCCCCGGCTCGCCGCTGCGGGACCGCTACCACTTCCGCACCGGCAAGGGCGCGCACGGCGAGCTCCCGCCCAACGACTGGGAGTCCATCTTCGGCGGCCCGGCATGGACGCGGGTCACGGAACCCGACGGCACCCCGGGCGAGTGGTACCTCCACCTCTTCGCCCCGGAGCAGCCCGACTTCAACTGGGAGCACCCGGCGGTCGGCGACGAGTTCCGCTCCATCCTGCGCTTCTGGCTGGACATCGGCGTCGACGGCTTCCGTATCGACGTCGCCCACGGCCTGGTCAAGGCGGACGGCCTGCCCGATCTCGGCGCCCACGACCAGCTGAAACTGCTGGGCAACGATGTCATGCCCTTCTTCGACCAGGACGGCGTCCACGCGATCTACCGCGAATGGCGCCTGGTGCTCGACGAGTACGCGGGGGAGCGCATCTTCGTGGCCGAGGCGTGGACGCCGACGGTCGAACGCACCGCGAACTACGTCCGCCCCGACGAGCTGCACCAGGCGTTCAACTTCCAGTACCTGAGCACGAGTTGGGACGCGGCCGAGCTGAAGGACGTCATCGACCGCACGCTCGACGCGATGCGCCCGGTGAACGCCCCCGCGACCTGGGTGCTGTCGAACCACGACGTGACCCGGCACGCGACGCGCTTCGCCAACGAACCTGGCCTCGGCACGCAGATCCGCCTCGCGGGCGACCGCGCACTGGGCCTGCGCCGCGCCCGCGCCGCCTCCCTGCTGATGCTGGCGCTGCCCGGCTCGGCCTACGTCTACCAGGGCGAGGAGCTCGGCCTCCCCGACGTCGTCGACCTCCCGGACGAGGTCCGCCAGGACCCCGCGTACTTCCGGGGCGCCGGCCAGGACGGCTTCCGTGACGGCTGCCGGGTGCCGATCCCGTGGACCCGCGCCGGTTCGTCGTACGGCTTCGGCGCGGGTGGCTCCTGGCTGCCGCAGCCCGCCGAGTGGGCCGACCTGAGCGTGGAGGCCCAGACGGGCGTCGCGGACTCGACCCTGGAGCTGTACCGCACGGCCCTGTCCGTCCGCCGCGACCAGCGCGACCTCGGCGCGGGCGACTCGGTGGAGTGGCTCAAGGCCCCCGCCGGTGTCCTGGCCTTCCGCCGGGGCGACTTCGTGTGCGTCGCCAACACCACGAGCGAGGCCGTCCGGATCCCCGCGTACGGCCGTGTCCTGATCGCCAGCGGCGAACTGACCGTGACCGACGACGAGGCGAAGCTGCCGGGGGACACGACTGTGTGGTGGACGACGGGCTGA
- the pulA gene encoding pullulanase-type alpha-1,6-glucosidase, giving the protein MIPRWPTPSRRRTAHAGRTAVVGAVTVTALTAALVQPLAAGAATPPAPPSDAKLAKSAARHDLTREQFYFVLPDRFANGDRANDKGGLTGSRLTTGYDPADKGFYQGGDLKGLTKKLDYIKGLGTTAIWMAPIFKNQPVQGTGANASAGYHGYWITDFTQVDPHFGTNKDLETLISKAHAKGMKVFFDVITNHTADVVDYEEKSYDYLSKGAFPYLTKDGKPFDDTDYADGRKNFPSVDRDSFPRTPVVPAAKQKTKVPSWLNDPTMYHNRGDSTWAGESATYGDFVGLDDLWTERPEVVSGMEKIYEKWVRDFRIDGFRIDTVKHVNMEFWTQWATALDAYAAKKGRDDFFMFGEVYSADTSVTSPYVTQGRLDSTLDFPFQDAARSYASQGGSAKKLAQVFGDDYKYTTGRANAYEQVTFLGNHDMGRIGTFLKQDDPKATDAELLAKDRLANELMFLSRGNPVVYYGDEQGFTGAGGDKDARQTMFASKTADYLDDDLLGTDRTHATDAYDTKAPLYRQIRALADLRKAHPALADGVQTERHADDGTGVYAFSRTDARTGTEYVVAFNNADDARTATFATGSARMTFKGLYGTDAKVRSGADKQVTVTVPAGSSIVLKAAGSLAEPATEPTLTLKAPATGATGTVEIGADVDGGQLNRVVFAAQVGNGRWKTLGSADHAPYKVTQTLGEDVPAGTALRYKAVVIDRTGRTASATAISTTGTPPAPEVPTASSRDYAIVHYQRADGDYTDWRLYAWGDIAEGEGTTWPDGHDFIGRDAYGAFAYVKLKPGASNVSYLVIDKDGTKDVSTDRSIDVTKTGEIWVEQGKEAVLTEKPDLPAPDPSKAVLHYHRADGNYDGWGLHVWSGAANPTDWAKPLEPARTDAYGAVFEVPLTDGATSLSYIIHKGDEKDLSADQALDLKTHGPEVWLLNGQEKYLLPQPAGSAAALDLTTSKAVWIDRNTVAWNGNDTAASTQLLYSRTGSIKVKGGALTSTDERWLRLTKSTLTDAQKARFPHLKSSTAWTVDPRDRDRVREALRGQLVASQRAANGAVLAATGVQIAGVLDDLYDGSAADLGPTFSKGRPTLAVWAPTAQSVKLELDGKTLPMKRDDATGVWSVTGEKAWKNKPYRYVVKVWAPSVREVVTNRVTDPYSVALTADSERSLVVDLTDKALAPKGWSSYTKPKAVPLKDAQIQELHVRDFSIGDGTVPAKDKGTYLAFTDKGSDGSKHLRELAKAGTSYVHLLPVADIATIPEKKADQATVDCDLGSYAADSEQQQECVAKVAAKDAFNWGYDPYHYTVPEGSYATDPDGTRRTVEFRKMVKALNDDGLGVVLDVVYNHTPASGQADKSVLDKVVPGYYHRLLADGSVATSTCCANTAPENTMMGKLVVDSMVTWARQYKVDGFRFDLMGHHPKANILAVREALDALTPEKDGVDGKRIILYGEGWNFGEVADDARFVQATQKNMAGTGIATFSDRARDAVRGGGPFDEDPGVQGFASGLHTEPNSSEDNGTPAEQKARLLHYQDLIKVGLSGNLANYRFTDTDGKEVKGSDVDYNGAPAGYADAPGDALAYVDAHDNESLFDALAFKLPAATNAADRARMQVLAMATAVLSQGPALSQAGTDLLRSKSLDRNSYDSGDWFNAIHWDCRDGNGFGRGLPLAADNRSKWPYAKPLLTSVKVGCEQIEGASAAYRDLLRIRTTEDVFSLDTAGQVQSKLSFPLSGKDETPGVITMELGDLVVVFNATPEERKQTVDDLAGTAYALHPVQASGADSTVRKASYEAESGTFVVPGRTVAVFARSDR; this is encoded by the coding sequence GTGATACCGAGATGGCCGACGCCGTCGAGGCGCCGCACCGCCCACGCCGGACGGACCGCCGTGGTCGGCGCGGTCACCGTGACCGCGCTGACCGCGGCACTCGTCCAGCCCCTCGCCGCCGGGGCCGCCACCCCGCCCGCACCGCCGTCGGACGCGAAGCTGGCGAAGAGCGCCGCTCGTCACGACCTCACCCGCGAGCAGTTCTACTTCGTCCTGCCGGATCGTTTCGCCAATGGGGACAGGGCGAACGACAAGGGCGGACTCACCGGTTCGCGCCTCACTACCGGCTACGACCCCGCAGACAAGGGCTTCTACCAGGGCGGCGATCTCAAGGGCCTGACCAAGAAGCTCGACTACATCAAGGGCCTCGGCACCACCGCCATCTGGATGGCCCCGATCTTCAAGAACCAGCCCGTGCAGGGGACGGGGGCCAACGCCTCCGCCGGCTACCACGGCTACTGGATCACCGACTTCACCCAGGTCGACCCGCACTTCGGCACCAACAAGGACTTGGAGACCCTCATCTCCAAGGCCCACGCCAAGGGCATGAAGGTCTTCTTCGACGTCATCACCAACCACACCGCCGACGTCGTCGACTACGAGGAGAAGTCCTACGACTACCTCTCCAAGGGCGCCTTCCCCTACCTGACCAAGGACGGGAAGCCCTTCGACGACACCGACTACGCGGACGGGCGGAAGAACTTCCCGTCCGTCGACCGGGACTCATTCCCCAGGACCCCCGTCGTCCCGGCCGCGAAGCAGAAGACCAAGGTCCCCTCCTGGCTCAACGACCCGACGATGTACCACAACCGGGGCGACTCCACCTGGGCCGGCGAGTCCGCCACCTACGGCGACTTCGTCGGGCTGGACGACCTGTGGACCGAGCGTCCCGAGGTCGTCTCCGGCATGGAGAAGATCTATGAGAAGTGGGTCAGGGACTTCCGGATCGACGGCTTCCGGATCGACACCGTGAAGCACGTCAACATGGAGTTCTGGACCCAGTGGGCCACCGCCCTCGACGCGTACGCCGCGAAGAAGGGCCGCGACGACTTCTTCATGTTCGGCGAGGTCTACTCCGCCGACACCTCCGTGACCTCCCCGTACGTCACCCAGGGCCGCCTCGACTCCACGCTCGACTTCCCCTTCCAGGACGCGGCACGGTCGTACGCCTCCCAGGGCGGCAGCGCGAAGAAGCTGGCACAGGTCTTCGGGGACGACTACAAGTACACGACCGGCCGCGCCAACGCGTACGAGCAGGTCACCTTCCTCGGCAACCACGACATGGGCCGCATCGGGACCTTCCTCAAGCAGGACGACCCGAAGGCCACCGACGCCGAACTGCTCGCCAAGGACCGGCTCGCCAACGAGCTGATGTTCCTCAGCCGGGGCAACCCGGTCGTCTACTACGGCGACGAGCAGGGCTTCACCGGCGCGGGCGGCGACAAGGACGCCCGCCAGACGATGTTCGCCTCGAAGACCGCCGACTACCTGGACGACGACCTGCTCGGCACGGACCGTACGCACGCCACGGACGCGTACGACACGAAGGCGCCGCTCTACCGGCAGATCCGCGCGCTCGCCGACCTCCGCAAGGCGCACCCGGCCCTCGCCGACGGCGTCCAGACCGAGCGTCACGCGGACGACGGCACGGGCGTCTACGCCTTCTCGCGGACCGACGCCCGCACCGGCACCGAGTACGTCGTCGCCTTCAACAACGCGGACGACGCCAGGACCGCGACCTTCGCCACCGGCTCCGCCCGTATGACCTTCAAGGGCCTCTACGGCACCGACGCCAAGGTGCGCAGCGGCGCCGACAAGCAGGTCACCGTCACCGTTCCCGCCGGTTCCTCGATCGTCCTCAAGGCCGCCGGCTCCCTCGCCGAGCCCGCCACCGAGCCCACCCTCACGCTCAAGGCCCCGGCCACCGGCGCCACCGGCACCGTCGAGATCGGTGCCGACGTGGACGGCGGACAGCTCAACCGGGTCGTCTTCGCCGCCCAGGTCGGCAACGGCAGGTGGAAGACCCTCGGCTCCGCCGACCACGCCCCGTACAAGGTCACCCAGACCCTCGGCGAGGACGTACCCGCCGGAACCGCCCTGCGGTACAAAGCAGTGGTGATCGACCGAACCGGACGTACGGCGAGCGCCACCGCGATCTCCACCACGGGCACCCCGCCCGCCCCCGAGGTCCCCACCGCCTCCTCCCGCGACTACGCGATCGTCCACTACCAGCGCGCCGACGGCGACTACACCGACTGGCGGCTCTACGCCTGGGGCGACATCGCCGAGGGTGAGGGGACGACCTGGCCGGACGGCCATGACTTCATCGGGCGGGACGCGTACGGCGCCTTCGCCTACGTCAAGCTCAAGCCCGGTGCCTCGAACGTCAGTTACCTCGTCATCGACAAGGACGGCACCAAGGACGTCTCCACCGACCGTTCGATCGACGTCACGAAGACGGGTGAGATCTGGGTCGAGCAGGGCAAGGAGGCCGTGCTGACGGAAAAGCCCGACCTTCCGGCCCCGGACCCGTCCAAGGCCGTCCTGCACTACCACCGCGCCGACGGGAACTACGACGGCTGGGGCCTGCACGTCTGGTCCGGCGCCGCGAACCCCACCGACTGGGCAAAGCCCCTGGAGCCGGCGCGGACCGACGCCTACGGCGCCGTCTTCGAGGTGCCCCTCACCGACGGGGCCACCAGCCTCAGCTACATCATCCACAAGGGCGACGAGAAGGACCTCTCCGCCGACCAGGCCCTCGACCTCAAGACCCATGGGCCCGAGGTGTGGCTGCTGAACGGGCAGGAGAAGTATCTGCTCCCGCAGCCGGCCGGTTCCGCCGCCGCCCTCGACCTCACCACCTCCAAGGCGGTCTGGATCGACCGGAACACCGTGGCCTGGAACGGGAACGACACCGCCGCCTCCACGCAGCTGCTGTACTCGCGCACCGGCTCCATCAAGGTGAAGGGCGGTGCGCTGACCAGCACCGACGAGCGGTGGCTGCGGCTGACCAAGTCGACCCTCACCGACGCCCAGAAGGCGAGGTTCCCGCACCTGAAGTCGTCCACCGCGTGGACCGTCGACCCCCGCGACCGCGACCGGGTCCGTGAGGCCCTGCGCGGCCAGCTCGTCGCCTCTCAGCGCGCGGCGAACGGCGCCGTCCTCGCGGCGACGGGCGTGCAGATCGCCGGTGTCCTCGACGACCTGTACGACGGATCGGCCGCCGACCTGGGCCCCACGTTCAGCAAGGGCCGCCCGACACTCGCCGTCTGGGCGCCCACGGCCCAGTCGGTGAAGCTCGAACTCGACGGGAAGACCCTCCCCATGAAGCGGGACGACGCCACCGGCGTCTGGTCCGTCACCGGGGAGAAGGCCTGGAAGAACAAGCCCTACCGGTACGTCGTGAAGGTGTGGGCGCCCAGCGTCCGCGAGGTCGTCACCAACAGGGTCACCGACCCGTACTCCGTCGCCCTGACCGCCGACTCCGAGCGCAGCCTCGTCGTCGACCTGACGGACAAGGCGCTGGCGCCGAAGGGCTGGTCGTCCTACACCAAACCCAAGGCCGTACCGCTGAAGGACGCGCAGATCCAGGAACTGCACGTCCGGGACTTCTCGATCGGTGACGGCACCGTGCCGGCGAAGGACAAGGGCACCTACCTCGCCTTCACCGACAAGGGCAGCGACGGCTCGAAGCACCTGCGGGAACTGGCGAAGGCCGGAACCTCGTACGTCCATCTCCTTCCCGTCGCCGACATCGCCACCATCCCCGAGAAGAAGGCCGACCAGGCGACCGTCGACTGCGACCTCGGCTCCTACGCCGCCGACTCCGAGCAGCAGCAGGAGTGCGTGGCGAAGGTCGCGGCGAAGGACGCGTTCAACTGGGGCTACGACCCGTACCACTACACCGTCCCGGAGGGCTCGTACGCCACCGACCCGGACGGGACGCGGCGCACGGTCGAGTTCCGGAAGATGGTGAAGGCCCTCAACGACGACGGACTCGGCGTCGTGCTGGACGTGGTCTACAACCACACCCCGGCCAGCGGCCAGGCCGACAAGAGCGTCCTCGACAAGGTGGTCCCCGGCTACTACCACCGGCTCCTCGCCGACGGTTCGGTCGCCACGTCCACCTGCTGCGCCAACACCGCGCCCGAGAACACCATGATGGGCAAGCTGGTCGTCGACTCCATGGTCACCTGGGCCAGGCAGTACAAGGTCGACGGGTTCCGCTTCGACCTGATGGGCCACCACCCGAAGGCCAACATCCTCGCCGTCCGCGAGGCCCTCGACGCGCTGACGCCCGAGAAGGACGGCGTCGACGGGAAGCGGATCATCCTCTACGGGGAGGGCTGGAACTTCGGCGAGGTGGCCGACGACGCGCGCTTCGTCCAGGCCACCCAGAAGAACATGGCGGGGACGGGCATCGCGACGTTCTCCGACCGGGCCCGTGACGCCGTGCGCGGCGGCGGCCCCTTCGACGAGGACCCGGGTGTCCAGGGCTTCGCGTCGGGTCTGCACACCGAGCCCAACTCCTCCGAGGACAACGGCACCCCGGCCGAGCAGAAGGCCCGGCTGCTGCACTACCAGGACCTCATCAAGGTCGGCCTGAGCGGCAACCTCGCGAACTACCGGTTCACCGACACCGACGGCAAGGAGGTCAAGGGCTCCGACGTCGACTACAACGGGGCCCCCGCCGGATACGCGGACGCCCCCGGCGACGCGCTCGCCTACGTCGACGCGCACGACAACGAGTCGCTGTTCGACGCGCTCGCCTTCAAACTGCCGGCCGCGACGAACGCCGCCGACCGGGCCCGTATGCAGGTCCTCGCCATGGCGACGGCCGTCCTCTCGCAGGGCCCCGCGCTCTCCCAGGCGGGCACCGACCTGCTGCGGTCCAAGTCCCTCGACCGCAACTCCTACGACAGCGGCGACTGGTTCAACGCGATCCACTGGGACTGCCGGGACGGCAACGGCTTCGGTCGCGGCCTGCCCCTCGCGGCCGACAACCGGTCCAAGTGGCCCTACGCCAAGCCCCTGTTGACCTCGGTGAAGGTCGGCTGCGAGCAGATCGAGGGCGCCTCGGCCGCGTACCGGGACCTGCTGCGGATCCGTACGACGGAGGACGTCTTCTCCCTCGACACGGCCGGACAGGTCCAGTCGAAGCTGTCGTTCCCGCTGTCGGGGAAGGACGAGACCCCGGGCGTGATCACCATGGAACTCGGTGACCTCGTCGTCGTCTTCAACGCCACCCCCGAGGAGCGGAAGCAGACCGTGGACGACCTGGCCGGGACGGCGTACGCCCTGCACCCAGTCCAGGCGTCGGGCGCGGACTCTACCGTCCGGAAGGCGTCGTACGAAGCGGAATCGGGGACCTTCGTCGTTCCGGGGCGGACCGTGGCGGTATTCGCACGCTCCGACCGGTAG
- a CDS encoding alpha-amylase, with product MASRTLSGALALAAGASIALAVPTTTAYASPPGTKDVTAVLFEWNFASVAKECTNTLGPNGYGYVQVSPPAEHIQGAQWWTSYQPVSYKIAGRLGDATAFKNMIDTCHAAGVKVVVDTVVNHMSAGSGTGTGGSSYTKYAYPGLYSSFDFDNCTATISDYTNRANVQNCELVGLADLDTGEEYVRSAIAGYMNSLLGYGVDGFRIDAAKHIPAADLANIKSRLSNPNAYWKQEAIHGSGEAVQPSEYTGNGDVQEFRYAFDLKRVFNNENLAYLKNYGEGWGYMNSSVAGVFVDNHDTERNGSTLSYKDNANYTLANVFMLAYPYGAPDINSGYEFTDHDAGPPNGGAVGACWQNGWKCQHAWPEIMRMVPFRNATRGEAVTNWWDNGGDAIAFGRGSKGFVAINHESSSLSRTYQTSLAAGTYCNVQNNTTVTVNGSGQLTATLGSNIALAIYAGKTSC from the coding sequence ATGGCCAGCAGAACCCTCTCCGGCGCGCTCGCCCTCGCGGCCGGCGCGTCGATCGCGCTCGCGGTGCCCACCACGACCGCGTACGCCTCACCCCCCGGCACCAAGGACGTGACCGCCGTCCTGTTCGAGTGGAACTTCGCCTCCGTCGCCAAGGAGTGCACCAACACACTCGGCCCGAACGGGTACGGCTACGTCCAGGTCTCACCGCCCGCCGAGCACATACAGGGCGCGCAGTGGTGGACCTCGTACCAGCCCGTCAGCTACAAGATCGCCGGGCGGCTCGGGGACGCCACCGCCTTCAAGAACATGATCGACACGTGTCACGCGGCCGGCGTCAAGGTCGTCGTCGACACGGTCGTCAACCACATGTCGGCGGGCAGCGGCACGGGAACCGGCGGCTCGTCGTACACGAAGTACGCCTACCCCGGCCTGTACTCCTCCTTCGACTTCGACAACTGCACCGCCACCATCAGCGACTACACCAACCGCGCCAACGTCCAGAACTGCGAGCTCGTCGGCCTCGCCGACCTGGACACCGGTGAGGAGTACGTCCGTTCGGCCATCGCCGGGTACATGAACAGCCTGCTCGGGTACGGCGTCGACGGCTTCCGGATCGACGCCGCCAAGCACATCCCCGCCGCCGACCTCGCCAACATCAAGTCGCGGCTGAGCAACCCGAACGCGTACTGGAAGCAGGAGGCCATCCACGGCTCCGGCGAGGCCGTCCAGCCGAGCGAGTACACCGGCAATGGGGACGTGCAGGAGTTCCGCTACGCCTTCGACCTCAAGCGGGTCTTCAACAACGAGAACCTCGCCTACCTGAAGAACTACGGCGAGGGCTGGGGCTACATGAACAGCTCGGTCGCCGGCGTCTTCGTCGACAACCACGACACCGAGCGCAACGGCTCCACCCTCAGCTACAAGGACAACGCGAACTACACCCTCGCCAACGTCTTCATGCTGGCCTACCCGTACGGCGCGCCCGACATCAACTCCGGCTACGAGTTCACCGACCACGACGCCGGCCCGCCCAACGGCGGTGCGGTCGGCGCCTGTTGGCAGAACGGCTGGAAGTGCCAGCACGCCTGGCCGGAGATCATGCGCATGGTCCCCTTCCGCAACGCCACCCGCGGCGAGGCCGTCACCAACTGGTGGGACAACGGGGGCGACGCGATCGCCTTCGGCCGCGGCAGCAAGGGTTTCGTGGCCATCAACCACGAGTCGAGCAGCCTCAGCCGCACGTACCAGACCTCCCTCGCGGCCGGCACCTACTGCAACGTGCAGAACAACACGACGGTCACCGTGAACGGCTCCGGCCAGCTCACCGCGACCCTCGGCTCCAACATCGCCCTCGCGATCTACGCGGGCAAGACCAGCTGCTGA
- a CDS encoding S8 family peptidase, whose product MDPLELVRLPPLMARTSGRPEIVIGVIDGRVAPNHPAFAARAVRELGPATDTGNCRRTDVCCAHGTAVAGILVADGGVAPRCTLLSRPLFTDRPADGGPATCLSGVRTGELARALTEIVDAGAHVVNLSMAQPAPSGIRDHALEEALDHAAARGVILVVAAGNQGRLGSSVLTDHPWVVPVTAYDRAGHPMPQSNLGRSVGRNGVGAPGDRVPGPVTDGRPLVLSGTSAAAPFVTGTVALLRSAFPRATPAAVRYALTHGPGRRGSVTPPLLDAWSAYTALRDGGGIRSRA is encoded by the coding sequence ATGGACCCGTTGGAACTGGTGCGCCTTCCGCCACTCATGGCCCGCACCTCGGGCCGGCCCGAGATCGTCATCGGTGTGATCGACGGCCGCGTCGCCCCGAACCACCCCGCCTTCGCGGCCCGCGCGGTGCGGGAACTGGGGCCGGCCACCGACACGGGAAACTGCCGCCGCACCGACGTCTGCTGCGCGCACGGCACCGCCGTGGCCGGGATCCTCGTCGCCGATGGGGGCGTCGCCCCCCGCTGCACCCTGCTGTCACGGCCCCTCTTCACGGACCGTCCCGCCGACGGCGGCCCCGCGACCTGCCTGTCCGGCGTACGGACCGGGGAACTGGCCCGGGCGCTCACGGAGATCGTCGACGCGGGCGCCCATGTCGTGAACCTGAGCATGGCCCAGCCGGCGCCCTCCGGGATCCGAGACCACGCGCTGGAGGAGGCCCTCGACCACGCCGCCGCCCGGGGGGTGATCCTGGTGGTCGCCGCCGGTAACCAGGGCAGGTTGGGCTCCTCCGTCCTCACCGACCACCCGTGGGTCGTCCCCGTGACCGCGTACGACCGCGCCGGGCACCCCATGCCCCAGTCCAACCTCGGGAGGTCCGTCGGCCGCAACGGCGTCGGCGCCCCCGGCGACCGCGTCCCGGGCCCGGTCACCGACGGCCGCCCCCTCGTCCTGAGCGGCACGAGCGCCGCGGCGCCCTTCGTCACGGGCACGGTCGCCCTGCTGCGCTCGGCGTTCCCCCGGGCTACCCCGGCGGCCGTACGCTACGCGCTCACCCATGGCCCCGGCCGACGAGGCTCGGTGACCCCTCCGCTGCTGGACGCGTGGTCCGCGTACACGGCACTCCGCGACGGGGGCGGCATCCGAAGCCGGGCCTAG
- a CDS encoding sugar ABC transporter permease codes for MSTTTVETKAPADATPTSAAPRRTRRRGENSLAGSLASHAILVVASLAALFPIAWLVFLSLGPDKDDYLHPGRIFGKMTFANYSHVLQETPFFDWLVSTLVVSLGTTVIGVLIAATTGYAVSRMRFPGYRKFMWVLLVTQMFPVAVLMVPMYEILSELKLVDSYLGLILVYCSTAVPYCAWLLKGYFDTIPFEIDEAGRVDGLSPFGTFARLILPLAKPGLAVAAFYSFITAFGEVAFASTFMLSDTKYTFAVGLQSFVSEHDAQRNLMAATAVLVAIPVSAFFYLVQKNLVTGLTAGGTKG; via the coding sequence ATGAGCACGACCACCGTTGAGACCAAGGCTCCGGCGGACGCGACGCCGACCAGCGCCGCCCCGCGCAGGACCCGCAGGCGCGGCGAGAACAGCCTCGCCGGCTCCCTCGCCTCGCACGCGATCCTCGTCGTGGCGAGCCTGGCCGCGCTCTTCCCCATCGCCTGGCTGGTCTTCCTGTCCCTCGGGCCGGACAAGGACGATTACCTGCATCCCGGGCGCATCTTCGGCAAAATGACCTTTGCCAACTACTCGCACGTGCTCCAGGAGACACCGTTCTTCGACTGGCTGGTCAGCACCCTTGTCGTCTCCCTCGGCACCACCGTCATCGGGGTGCTGATCGCGGCGACCACCGGTTACGCCGTCTCCCGCATGCGCTTCCCGGGCTACCGGAAGTTCATGTGGGTGCTCCTGGTCACGCAGATGTTCCCGGTGGCCGTCCTGATGGTGCCGATGTACGAGATCCTGTCGGAACTCAAACTCGTCGACAGCTATCTCGGCCTCATCCTCGTCTACTGCTCGACGGCCGTGCCGTACTGCGCCTGGCTGCTCAAGGGCTACTTCGACACGATCCCCTTCGAGATCGACGAGGCGGGACGCGTCGACGGGCTGAGCCCCTTCGGCACGTTCGCCCGGCTGATCCTGCCGCTCGCCAAGCCGGGGCTCGCGGTCGCCGCGTTCTACAGCTTCATCACCGCGTTCGGGGAGGTCGCCTTCGCCTCGACGTTCATGCTGTCCGACACGAAGTACACCTTCGCCGTCGGTCTGCAGAGCTTCGTCAGCGAACACGACGCCCAGCGCAACCTGATGGCGGCCACCGCCGTGCTGGTCGCGATCCCCGTCTCCGCGTTCTTCTACCTCGTGCAGAAGAACCTGGTGACCGGGCTGACGGCGGGCGGCACGAAGGGCTGA